A region of Alteromonadaceae bacterium 2753L.S.0a.02 DNA encodes the following proteins:
- a CDS encoding phage tail-like protein: MADDGSAQSTSVWPIPKFYFQVKWDSEVLSFQEVSGLDVEAQIIEYRSGDNPVFSTVKMPGIQKSGNVTMKKGVFKSDNKFWDWFNKIKMNTIARVPVTISLLDEAGEGTMVWTLANAWPTKITGTDLKSDGNEAAIETIEIAHEGLTIANG; this comes from the coding sequence ATGGCAGATGACGGTTCGGCCCAATCAACTAGCGTATGGCCCATTCCAAAGTTTTATTTTCAGGTGAAATGGGATTCAGAAGTGCTTTCCTTTCAGGAAGTATCCGGATTGGATGTGGAGGCGCAGATCATTGAGTATCGTAGCGGCGACAACCCGGTTTTTTCAACAGTAAAAATGCCAGGTATTCAGAAGAGCGGAAACGTCACCATGAAGAAGGGTGTTTTCAAGTCTGATAACAAGTTCTGGGATTGGTTTAATAAAATTAAAATGAATACCATCGCCCGCGTACCAGTAACAATCAGTTTGCTCGACGAAGCAGGGGAGGGCACGATGGTATGGACCCTTGCGAATGCATGGCCAACAAAAATCACAGGAACAGATCTAAAATCCGATGGAAACGAGGCCGCTATCGAAACGATTGAAATCGCGCACGAAGGATTAACCATAGCTAATGGCTAG
- a CDS encoding phage tail-like protein has translation MSDEYPIPGFYFTVNFTDNDLSSDTSFQSVGGISVEISYEDLAEGGVNERVYKLPTKISHSSNLVLKRGLTNTDSGLYKWLKKIMESNFYEPLCPKMLNVMLLDETGNPSKVWEIHDALPVKWSVDDFNSTENKVALETVELTYSRFSRTL, from the coding sequence ATGTCTGACGAATATCCTATTCCCGGGTTTTATTTTACAGTCAATTTTACCGACAATGACTTAAGTTCGGATACTTCGTTTCAAAGTGTCGGCGGAATAAGTGTTGAAATCAGTTACGAGGATTTGGCGGAAGGCGGTGTTAATGAACGAGTCTATAAATTGCCTACCAAAATATCCCATTCCAGCAATCTTGTGTTGAAGCGGGGATTAACCAATACAGATTCCGGATTGTACAAATGGCTTAAAAAAATTATGGAGTCAAACTTTTATGAACCATTGTGCCCCAAAATGCTTAACGTTATGTTGTTGGATGAAACCGGTAACCCCAGTAAAGTATGGGAAATACATGATGCGTTACCGGTAAAATGGAGTGTTGATGATTTTAACTCAACGGAAAATAAGGTCGCTTTGGAAACGGTTGAGCTGACCTATTCCCGGTTTTCTCGAACCTTGTAA